The following are from one region of the Silene latifolia isolate original U9 population chromosome 9, ASM4854445v1, whole genome shotgun sequence genome:
- the LOC141600768 gene encoding uncharacterized protein LOC141600768, giving the protein MPIQTTRLKKKDCECLVDKICNRIHSYGAGKFSYAGRLTLVQHVLNSLHSYWASLFVLPKGVIHRIEATCRNFLWDGSAEYRRSPLVAWDTICRPKQEGGLGLKNQEMWNIAMDYTAPSNSSWVWRRICKVKQVLANGYSQGVWQVQQAGYTPAGCYEWLRGARTKVEWHNAIWDSWNLPKHRFMGWLIAHKSLHTNSRLKGFGMNVDGMCFLCGQAEETQQHLFFECAFSRRVIQELMKISGIRLPDSDVLHWCIHNTGLKTQRRVKNALDLSAMYQVWQQRNKSRIEQLVLRPSRIALLIIDDMKKRIKKGIRGS; this is encoded by the exons ATGCCTATCCAGACTACGAGATTAAAGAAGAAGGATTGTGAGTGCTTGGTGGATAAAATTTGCAACAGAATCCATAGTTATGGTGCCGGGAAGTTTTCCTATGCAGGTAGACTCACCTTGGTTCAGCATGTCTTGAATTCTTTACATTCTTACTGGGCTTCTTTGTTTGTTCTCCCAAAAGGAGTCATACACAGAATAGAAGCTACTTGTAGGAACTTTTTATGGGATGGCAGTGCTGAATATAGACGCAGTCCTTTAGTTGCCTGGGATACTATATGTAGGCCTAAGCAGGAAGGGGGATTGGGTCTAAAGAATCAGGAAATGTGGAATATTGCTATG GATTACACAGCTCCTAGTAACTCCAGCTGGGTGTGGAGGAGGATCTGCAAGGTGAAGCAGGTACTTGCTAATGGCTACAGTCAGGGGGTATGGCAGGTGCAGCAAGCTGGTTACACTCCTGCAGGATGCTATGAGTGGCTTAGAGGAGCAAGGACTAAGGTAGAATGGCACAATGCAATTTGGGACAGTTGGAATCTGCCTAAACACAGGTTCATGGGATGGCTTATAGCTCACAAGTCCCTGCACACTAACAGTAGACTGAAAGGATTTGGGATGAATGTGGATGGAATGTGTTTCCTATGTGGGCAGGCAGAAGAGACGCAGCAGCATTTATTCTTTGAATGTGCTTTCAGCAGACGGGTAATACAGGAACTGATGAAAATTTCTGGCATAAGGTTACCTGATTCTGATGTCCTGCACTGGTGCATCCATAACACAGGCCTGAAAACGCAGAGAAGAGTAAAGAATGCACTGGATTTGAGTGCTATGTATCAGGTGTGGCAGCAGAGAAACAAGAGTCGTATTGAGCAGCTGGTTTTGAGGCCTAGTCGTATTGCACTGTTGATCATTGATGATATGAAGAAGAGGATAAAGAAAGGGATAAGAGGAAGTTGA
- the LOC141600769 gene encoding aspartic proteinase nepenthesin-2-like, whose translation MKEYIEMSTARVKSLTKSYVLNNNSSSSLSPDQIIPRPTLITQYLHYLIQVGIGTFAYQYPTDTTYHLVLDTGSDLTWIQCEGCYPNCFQQSDPYFPSYRSSTYRPFHSSNCPQGAQGDQYNGCRMEIRYTEGSKVSAIMATEVFTFISDSGAIQPFPNVIFGCGIDMQNFGYGTMLSNEDNNAISGIMGMGYGNYGLMEQAQMLSGKFSYCLQSVWVFDHQSPMYLRFGNDVLPHPLVRMETTPLYRNPRIPSSYYINLQGMSLNGEMLRISPSVFARKRDGTGGCVIDSGTAISWITSKAYQIFTKAVRKFIKKNINNLQPMRNPELGYEFCWLRTNNNLYDLPEITFHFENNARFVLDEQAAFFVGLSHDDHDMVCLPFFESNSHENSDITFLGVFQQINHRIIYDPRNSVLQFGPTDCTRRN comes from the exons ATGAAGGAGTACATTGAAATGTCTACCGCTAGAGTAAAGTCCTTAACTAAATCATACGTCCTTAATAATAATTCATCGAGCTCTCTAAGCCCGGATCAAATTATACCAAGACCTACATTGATTACACAATATTTACATTACTTAATACAAGTAGGAATTGGCACATTTGCTTATCAGTACCCTACAGACACTACATATCACCTGGTGTTAGATACTGGAAGCGATCTCACGTGGATACAATGTGAAGGATGTTACCCGAATTGTTTCCAACAATCTGATCCTTACTTTCCTAGTTATCGATCATCCACCTACCGACCTTTTCATTCCTCAAATTGCCCACAGGGTGCACAAGGTGATCAGTATAATGGTTGCCGAATGGAAATAAGATACACCGAAGGCTCCAAGGTTTCGGCTATCATGGCTACCGAAGTTTTCACATTTATCTCTGATAGTGGTGCCATCCAGCCTTTCCCAAATGTCATCTTTGGTTGTGGGATTGACATGCAAAACTTTGGTTATGGTACGATGCTCA GTAACGAAGACAATAATGCGATCAGTGGGATTATGGGAATGGGTTATGGAAATTATGGGTTGATGGAGCAGGCTCAAATGTTGAGTGGAAAGTTCTCATACTGCTTACAATCAGTATGGGTTTTCGACCACCAGTCACCCATGTACCTTCGATTTGGGAACGATGTGTTACCGCACCCATTAGTAAGAATGGAAACCACACCATTGTACCGAAATCCACGTATTCCTTCTTCATATTACATAAATCTGCAGGGTATGTCCTTAAATGGCGAGATGTTACGAATTTCTCCTTCTGTTTTTGCAAGGAAAAGGGATGGAACTGGCGGATGTGTTATAGACTCAG GTACCGCGATCAGTTGGATCACCTCTAAAGCATACCAAATCTTTACCAAAGCCGTAAGGAAATTCATTAAGAAAAATATTAATAACTTGCAGCCAATGAGAAACCCGGAATTGGGGTACGAGTTTTGCTGGTTGCGTACGAATAACAACCTGTACGATCTTCCTGAAATAACTTTCCATTTTGAAAACAATGCCCGATTTGTTCTGGATGAACAAGCTGCATTCTTTGTTGGCCTTTCACACGACGATCACGATATGGTTTGCTTGCCATTCTTTGAAAGTAATTCCCATGAAAATAGTGATATCACGTTTTTGGGAGTTTTT